The Megalopta genalis isolate 19385.01 chromosome 12, iyMegGena1_principal, whole genome shotgun sequence genome window below encodes:
- the LOC117222957 gene encoding uncharacterized protein LOC117222957 translates to MIVSTRLSCIHIIPPHVATMFKTLLFAGLLAVAIAAPAPGPAPGPAPAPAPAPGPSSGPALIANPLIAPLAPSLLSNIATPLIYTSYPAPYNYASYGPPSLIYKNVIY, encoded by the exons ATGATCGTTTCGACTCGCCTGTCGTGCATCCACATAATCCCTCCACACGTAGCCACCATGTTCAAGACG CTGTTGTTCGCTGGATTGTTGGCGGTCGCCATCGCCGCCCCCGCTCCGGGCCCGGCCCCAGGCCCTGCCCCGGCTCCGGCCCCGGCTCCGGGTCCTAGCAGCGGTCCCGCGCTAATCGCCAACCCGCTGATTGCTCCGTTGGCCCCGTCTCTGCTGTCGAACATCGCCACTCCGTTGATCTACACCAGCTACCCGGCGCCGTACAACTACGCCAGCTACGGGCCCCCGTCTCTCATCTACAAGAACGTCATCTACTAA
- the LOC117222959 gene encoding uncharacterized protein LOC117222959, whose amino-acid sequence MIKSACLILAVAAMASAGVIPAAPLVAAPAPLAAAPLALPAPIVTARSSQVVARNYNTLAAAPLAVPAALPAALSAAPYTLAAAHAAPYTLAAAHAAPYTLAAAPAAPLSYAPFAYSAPYVLP is encoded by the exons ATGATCAAGTCAGCG TGCCTCATCCTCGCAGTCGCCGCCATGGCGTCCGCCGGTGTCATCCCTGCTGCACCTTTGGTAGCGGCACCAGCACCTCTGGCAGCAGCCCCGCTAGCTCTCCCAGCACCTATAGTCACTGCAAGGAGTAGCCAAGTCGTCGCCAGGAACTACAACACGTTAGCCGCTGCACCGCTCGCCGTACCTGCCGCATTACCTGCCGCCTTATCCGCTGCACCGTACACTCTCGCCGCTGCACACGCTGCACCGTACACTCTCGCCGCTGCACACGCTGCACCGTACACTCTCGCCGCTGCGCCAGCCGCGCCACTGTCTTACGCTCCTTTCGCCTACTCCGCACCATACGTGCTTCCTTGA
- the LOC117222941 gene encoding uncharacterized protein LOC117222941: protein MSSAKFLVIFAGLIAVCSAGLIPAAVPAAVAAPIPAALTVGTYASSYNAHAINHAFAAPYITSPVVAHAAAPIAAAPFAAHVAPYAYTGYPTAALIAGRR from the exons ATGAGTTCCGCAAAGTTCTTG GTCATCTTCGCCGGTTTGATCGCCGTCTGTTCGGCCGGTTTGATCCCAGCAGCGGTCCCAGCGGCTGTCGCGGCTCCGATTCCAGCGGCTTTGACCGTCGGAACTTATGCCAGTAGCTACAACGCTCATGCGATCAATCACGCTTTCGCCGCACCATACATCACGAGCCCAGTGGTTGCTCATGCAGCGGCACCCATCGCTGCTGCACCTTTCGCCGCTCATGTTGCACCCTACGCTTACACCGGCTACCCAACAGCGGCACTGATCGCCGGCAGACGTTGA